The proteins below come from a single Papaver somniferum cultivar HN1 chromosome 11, ASM357369v1, whole genome shotgun sequence genomic window:
- the LOC113321842 gene encoding myosin-binding protein 7-like yields MESSAIMALPSSKMECSNCGCSCSLINNLAACSTWNRTVKRKIDEIELGRRDGQHDSEFDVVARVEVENECDALREALSSQQESIQELYIELEEERNASASAANEAMSMILRLQREKAEVTMEARQFKRYAEEKIAHDQQEILALEDMVFKREEVIQSLSCEVQMYKHRMMSYGLTEDEAEGSKGFYDSRQEDTVENTDAEFEIPPYDYPPLRCNMNVAHEGPSDFGDVADVEKYAPAENPFATFGDTPRSNFSDTPRVIFGETPKSSTKVVLEKVVVGQSPRRTRHVRKSSMESSSSFSGLVKEIGPDYYRKESPRPSSSFKKMDYFSQTEDCSNLRKEDNIPDLRDDMSDRVYTIDSIHLGTHNNNTVGSKSTIGVYDEYVTTPRDSLYQTDIGDPDIKKLYTRLQMLEADRESMKQAIISMRTEKAQLVILKELAQQLYRDMSPERKMPVRKSSLIGTFSFMSALKWIVSLVFWKNKAQRSKYMFGLSASNVGLLLLLDKNPHMKQWRCLTRAQM; encoded by the exons ATGGAGTCGTCTGCAATTATGGCATTGCCTTCAAGTAAAATGGAATGCTCTAATTGTGGTTGTAGTTGTTCACTAATTAACAACTTAGCTGCTTGTTCTACTTGGAATCGTACTgttaagagaaaaatagatgagaTTGAACTAGGTAGAAGAGATGGGCAAcatgattctgaatttgatgTGGTTGCTAGAGTTGAAGTTGAGAATGAATGTGATGCGTTAAGAGAGGCTCTAAGTAGCCAGCAAGAAAGCATACAGGAGCTTTACATTGAATTGGAAGAAGAGAGAAATGCTTCGGCGTCAGCAGCAAATGAGGCTATGTCCATGATACTTAGATTGCAAAGGGAAAAGGCTGAGGTCACCATGGAAGCTCGGCAATTCAAACGGTACGCTGAGGAGAAAATTGCGCATGATCAGCAGGAGATTCTTGCTCTTGAAGACATGGTGTTTAAGAGAGAAGAAGTTATTCAATCTCTTAGTTGTGAGGTGCAGATGTATAAACACAGGATGATGAGTTATGGACTCACAGAGGATGAGGCAGAAGGTTCAAAGGGTTTTTATGATTCTAGACAGGAGGACACGGTTGAGAACACTGATGCAGAGTTTGAAATACCTCCATATGATTATCCTCCCCTTAGATGCAACATGAATGTGGCTCACGAAGGTCCTTCTGATTTTGGGGATGTTGCGGATGTTGAGAAGTACGCCCCTGCTGAAAACCCATTCGCCACTTTCGGTGATACTCCTCGTTCCAATTTCAGTGACACCCCACGAGTCATTTTTGGGGAAACCCCTAAAAGCAGCACCAAGGTTGTTTTAGAAAAAGTAGTAGTTGGGCAATCCCCAAGGCGAACAAGACACGTTAGGAAGTCATCAATGGAAAGTTCAAGTTCATTTTCAGGGTTGGTTAAAGAGATTGGTCCGGATTATTACCGTAAAGAAAGTCCAAGGCCTAGTAGCAGCTTTAAAAAGATGGATTATTTCTCTCAAACAGAGGATTGTTCTAATTTAAGAAAGGAAGATAACATTCCTGACCTTAGAGATGATATGAGCGATCGAGTCTACACAATTGATTCTATTCATCTTGGAACACACAATAACAATACTGTTGGGTCCAAAAGTACTATTGGTGTGTACGATGAGTACGTAACCACTCCAAGAGATTCATTGTATCAGACTGATATAGGGGATCCAGATATCAAAAAACTTTACACCAGACTTCAAATGCTTGAGGCAGACAGGGAATCAATGAAACAGGCGATTATTTCAATGCGTACTGAGAAAGCTCAGTTGGTAATATTAAAGGAACTAGCTCAGCAGTTATATAGAGACATGTCACCAGAAAGAAAGATGCCTGTGAGGAAGTCATCATTAATAGGGACCTTCTCCTTCATGTCAGCGTTGAAG TGGATTGTTTCCCTTGTTTTCTGGAAAAACAAAGCACAGCGAAGCAA GTACATGTTTGGCTTGTCTGCAAGTAATGTGGGTCTATTATTGCTTCTTGACAAGAATCCCCATATGAAACAATGGCGATGTCTCACAAGAGCCCAAATGTGA